In a single window of the Streptomyces cinnabarinus genome:
- a CDS encoding TetR/AcrR family transcriptional regulator yields MQIARAAAALFVRQGLRATRAEDIAQAAGIAPRTFYRYFATKEEAVAPLYAAGAERWAQAVHLAPAELSVPEALEHAVRHTLTPGAGLSASSWEWVRTLIRLAGSSPALGKVWAEVCHASEGALAEVLVGRLGPERADDGGADNVAGAPELRFAAAVAGAAVRVAVESWAAGQALAGGPEGPAQLALRNLAVLRDFPWGEVAGVGAGGRRP; encoded by the coding sequence ATGCAGATCGCCCGCGCGGCCGCCGCGCTCTTCGTCAGGCAGGGCCTGCGTGCCACCCGCGCCGAGGACATCGCCCAGGCCGCCGGTATCGCGCCGCGCACGTTCTACCGGTACTTCGCCACCAAGGAGGAGGCCGTCGCGCCCCTCTACGCGGCGGGCGCGGAGCGCTGGGCACAGGCCGTACACCTCGCCCCCGCGGAGCTGTCGGTCCCCGAGGCGCTGGAACACGCCGTACGGCACACCCTGACGCCGGGGGCGGGGCTGTCGGCGTCCTCCTGGGAATGGGTGCGCACCCTGATCCGTCTCGCCGGGTCGAGCCCCGCGCTGGGGAAGGTGTGGGCGGAGGTCTGCCATGCGTCCGAGGGGGCGCTGGCGGAGGTGCTGGTGGGGCGGCTGGGGCCGGAGCGCGCGGATGACGGCGGGGCCGACAACGTTGCCGGGGCGCCCGAGCTCAGGTTCGCGGCCGCCGTGGCCGGGGCGGCCGTACGGGTGGCCGTGGAGTCCTGGGCGGCGGGGCAGGCGCTGGCCGGGGGGCCGGAGGGGCCTGCCCAGCTGGCACTGCGGAACCTGGCGGTGCTGCGGGACTTTCCGTGGGGGGAAGTGGCGGGGGTGGGGGCGGGGGGACGGCGGCCGTAG